A single region of the Vespula pensylvanica isolate Volc-1 chromosome 8, ASM1446617v1, whole genome shotgun sequence genome encodes:
- the LOC122631313 gene encoding nitric oxide-associated protein 1, giving the protein MSIKVTLHTKLWTKFNKNNDIYGFLRLHSTKFSLIQKLQYSTKKNFDENIIYKIDPKVEFLRDKILYSEYLFYEKIKLGYLKRLKLKQKLEQIQERKQVMQQINEPTFSVILNHIGNNNCTDFKSINETETLSDPGDKKSSKIIHMPYAFTDSFTIVDMPVENIPKNKSDESSLNEMYKTLYEKYLETTNSIQGKEKPSFIEYEETYREQELKNLRNVASKWMDDYEQYNDMQENPSDWLYGSPNQNIEISSIPCGGCGALLHCKDQALPGYLPSELFLGVTNDELKSMVCQRCHFLKHYNTALDVKVSSEDYPELLKVIKTKKCAVILMIDLTDFPCSIWPNIGSILHPYTPVFVVGNKIDLLPKDSSTFESHVKECISKAIEDAGIGQKNIKHISLISAKTGYGVEQFINKLHKLWGYKGDVFLIGCTNVGKSSLFNDLLQSDYCKVQAVDLVQRATISPWPGTTLNLLKFPILNPSKWRLYCRTLRLQAETKNEHAREFVQNYQLRLSRNIEHATLQGAIGKTFTSHKINNSKNFDVFSSSSESNKNKFGLDETSPEYINSHWCYDTPGTIQPDQIMDLLTIEEIIKTLPNKIISPRTFVLQPEETIFIGGLGRLDYLEGNEFIRCTIFASDELPITMCRVIDADYLYKELLHTEALVVPINNPQRLKVWPLLQSKQFEITGISKIESTGDIVLSNAGWIAITAKENEKVKLQGWTPCARGIHLRIPALLKKSVTHRGARVAGTPAYKKGRQVYIKK; this is encoded by the exons atGTCGATTAAAGTAACGCTACATACGAAGCTATGgacaaaatttaacaaaaataatgatatttatggTTTTTTGCGATTACATTCTACgaaattctctctcattcaaaaattacaatattcgacgaagaaaaattttgatgaaaatattatctacaaAATTGATCCAAAAGTTGAATTCttaagagataaaatattgtatagcgaatatttgttttatgaaAAGATTAAATTGGGATATTTAAAGCGTTTAAAACTAAAACAGAAGTTGGAACagatacaagagagaaaacaagtaATGCAACAAATAAATGAGCCCACATTTAGTGTTATATTAAACCAtattggtaataataattgtacagACTTTAAATCTATAAATGAAACAGAAACACTTTCCGATCCAGGTGATAAAAAATCATCTAAGATCATACACATGCCTTACGCATTTACTGATAGTTTTACAATTGTGGATATGCCTGTTGAGAATATTCCTAAAAACAAGAGTGATGAATCGTCGCTTAATGAAATGTATAAGACcttgtatgaaaaatatttagaaaccACAAATTCAATACAAGGTAAAGAAAAACCAAGTTTTATAGAGTACGAAGAAACCTATCGTGAACAGGAATTAAAAAACTTACGGAATGTTGCGAGTAAGTGGATGGATGATTATGAACAATACAATGATATGCAAGAAAATCCAAGTGATTGGCTTTATGGTTCACCTAATCAAAACATCGAAATTAGTAGTATCCCATGTGGTGGTTGTGGAGCTTTATTACATTGTAAAGATCAAGCGCTTCCTGGTTATTTACCCTCAGAATTATTCTTAGGTGTAACCAATGACGAACTAAAAAGCATGGTTTGTCAAAGATGTCactttttaaaacattataataCAGCTTTAGATGTGAAAGTATCTTCAGAAGATTATCCAGAACtgttaaaagttataaaaacaaaaaaatgtgcagttattttaatgatagaTTTAACAGATTTTCCATGTAGTATATGGCCAAATATTGGTAGTATCTTGCATCCTTATACACCAGTATTTGTAgttggaaataaaattgatttgttGCCTAAGGATTCGTCAACATTCGAAAGTCATGTTAAAGAGTGTATATCAAAGGCCATAGAAGATGCAGGAATaggacaaaaaaatattaaacatatatcCTTAATTTCTGCTAAGACTGGATATGGAGTAGAacagtttataaataaattacataaactATGGGGATATaaag GagatgtatttttaattggaTGCACAAACGTAGGTAAATCTTCGTTATTTAATGATCTCTTACAATCTGATTATTGTAAAGTGCAAGCTGTTGATCTCGTACAACGTGCGACGATATCTCCATGGCCAGGAACAACTttgaatttgttaaaatttccTATTTTGAATCCTTCTAAGTGGAGACTTTATTGTAGAACATTGAGGTTACAAGCTGAGACAAAAAACGAGCATGCAAGAGAATTCGTacaaaattatcaattaagATTATCGCGTAATATAGAACACGCTACATTACAAG gAGCTATTGGTAAGACCTTTACATCACACAAGATCAATAATTCAAAGAATTTCGATGTCTTTTCTTCAAGTTCtgaatctaataaaaataagtttgGATTGGATGAAACTAGTcctgaatatataaatagccATTGGTGTTATGATACACCTGGAACTATTCAACCGGATCAAATAATggatttattaacaattgaggaaataataaaaacattgccaaataaaataatttcacctAGAACATTTGTTTTACAACCAgaagaaacaatatttataggAGGTTTGGGAAGGTTGGACTATTTAGAAGGAAACGAATTTATTAG ATGTACAATTTTTGCAAGCGACGAATTACCTATCACAATGTGCCGTGTCATTGATGcggattatttatataaagaattattacacACAGAAGCTTTGGTTGTGCCTATAAATAATCCGCAGAGATTGAAAGTATGGCCTCTCTTACAGTCAAAACAGTTTGAAATAACAGGTATCAGTAAAATAGAGTCTACAGGAGATATTGTTTTATCAAATGCAG gTTGGATAGCAATCACTgccaaagaaaatgaaaaagttaagTTACAAGGTTGGACTCCATGTGCACGAGGTATTCATTTAAGAATACCAGCTCTCTTGAAAAAATCTGTTACTCATCGTGGTGCAAGGGTAGCAGGTACACCGGcttataaaaaaggaagacaagtttatataaagaaataa
- the LOC122631318 gene encoding spermatogenesis-associated protein 6 isoform X1 produces the protein MNMTGRGFFVKIQLDLRAVTCPGVWLCPNGKISLKINTLNSNRVSHRITPVFPLLFHEKFTFEKMFFHVISLTELQHSLEQEFFFAELVQWVTPSGREVILATFETNLVDLLYPTSCLKDQLACVDIDLLMESTKYFPGIIAPKIEVSTKTIIEGIIDINNIKTSGIHIINPKTINSKNTLQNVSWISKKRPVKGIIRQKRVCHSQGIIKDQNYQLSQQKSNNKLNSYTYPIKRIQCSNDQYCCAGKRFICDCEPCYSEKKSKPLASYNDLHTYDKCPVCLKYKYYFSNQNDPTNTAQSYNIYCKKDLLKDHHFSKCIYQFSNDQNDNIIQSPNNVHTAQEEPTVSMLGSKVKTVDNVNETYHKCEQNQLKDFYKNMEKFYKRMYEQARMHAEEIDP, from the exons ATGAACATGACAGGAAGAggtttttttgttaaaatacaGCTTGATCTTCGcgct GTAACTTGTCCCGGTGTCTGGTTATGTCcaaatggaaaaatatctttaaaaattaatactcTGAATTCTAATAGAGTGTCTCATAGAATTACACCAgtttttccattattatttcatgaaaaatttacatttgaaaaaatgttttttcatgTAATTTCTTTAACAGAATTACAACATAGCCTGGAacaagaattcttttttgcaGAATTAGTACAATGGGTTACACCTTCTGGTAGAGAAGTCATTTTAGCTACATTTGAAACAAATTTAGTTGATTTATTATACCCTACATCATGTCTTAAAGACCAATTAGCTTGTGTAGATATAGATTTACTTATGGAATCTACTAAATATTTTCCT gGTATAATAGCACCTAAAATTGAAGTGTCTACAAAAACAATTATAGAAGGAATTATagacataaataatattaagacGTCAggaatacatattattaatccAAAAACAATAAACTCAAAG aatactttgcaGAATGTATCATGGATCAGCAAAAAACGACCAGTCAAGGGTATTATCAGACAAAAAAGAGTTTGTCATAGTCAAGGAATAATTAAAGATCAAAATTATCAATT ATCTCAAcagaaatcaaataataagTTAAACTCATATACATATCCTATTAAAAGAATACAATGTTCTAATGATCAATATTGTTGTGcaggaaaaagatttatttgtgATTGTGAACCATGttattcagaaaaaaaatctaaaccCTTAGCTTCATATAATGATTTACATACTTATGACAAATGTCCcgtttgtttaaaatataaatattacttttctaaTCAAAATGATCCAACTAATACTGCGcaaagttataatatttattgtaaaaaggATTTGTTAAAAGACCATCATTTCTCTAAATGTATTTATCAGTTTTCTAATGATCAAAATGACAATATTATTCAATCTCCAAACAATGTACATACAGCACAAGAAGAACCAACAGTATCGAT GTTAGGATCGAAAGTAAAAACGGTAGATAACGTAAATGAAACCTATCATAAATGCGAACAAAATCAATTGAaagatttttacaaaaatatggaaaaattttataagagaaTGTATGAACAAGCAAGAATGCATGCTGAAGAAATTGATCCATAA
- the LOC122631318 gene encoding spermatogenesis-associated protein 6 isoform X2: MNMTGRGFFVKIQLDLRAVTCPGVWLCPNGKISLKINTLNSNRVSHRITPVFPLLFHEKFTFEKMFFHVISLTELQHSLEQEFFFAELVQWVTPSGREVILATFETNLVDLLYPTSCLKDQLACVDIDLLMESTKYFPGIIAPKIEVSTKTIIEGIIDINNIKTSGIHIINPKTINSKNVSWISKKRPVKGIIRQKRVCHSQGIIKDQNYQLSQQKSNNKLNSYTYPIKRIQCSNDQYCCAGKRFICDCEPCYSEKKSKPLASYNDLHTYDKCPVCLKYKYYFSNQNDPTNTAQSYNIYCKKDLLKDHHFSKCIYQFSNDQNDNIIQSPNNVHTAQEEPTVSMLGSKVKTVDNVNETYHKCEQNQLKDFYKNMEKFYKRMYEQARMHAEEIDP, encoded by the exons ATGAACATGACAGGAAGAggtttttttgttaaaatacaGCTTGATCTTCGcgct GTAACTTGTCCCGGTGTCTGGTTATGTCcaaatggaaaaatatctttaaaaattaatactcTGAATTCTAATAGAGTGTCTCATAGAATTACACCAgtttttccattattatttcatgaaaaatttacatttgaaaaaatgttttttcatgTAATTTCTTTAACAGAATTACAACATAGCCTGGAacaagaattcttttttgcaGAATTAGTACAATGGGTTACACCTTCTGGTAGAGAAGTCATTTTAGCTACATTTGAAACAAATTTAGTTGATTTATTATACCCTACATCATGTCTTAAAGACCAATTAGCTTGTGTAGATATAGATTTACTTATGGAATCTACTAAATATTTTCCT gGTATAATAGCACCTAAAATTGAAGTGTCTACAAAAACAATTATAGAAGGAATTATagacataaataatattaagacGTCAggaatacatattattaatccAAAAACAATAAACTCAAAG AATGTATCATGGATCAGCAAAAAACGACCAGTCAAGGGTATTATCAGACAAAAAAGAGTTTGTCATAGTCAAGGAATAATTAAAGATCAAAATTATCAATT ATCTCAAcagaaatcaaataataagTTAAACTCATATACATATCCTATTAAAAGAATACAATGTTCTAATGATCAATATTGTTGTGcaggaaaaagatttatttgtgATTGTGAACCATGttattcagaaaaaaaatctaaaccCTTAGCTTCATATAATGATTTACATACTTATGACAAATGTCCcgtttgtttaaaatataaatattacttttctaaTCAAAATGATCCAACTAATACTGCGcaaagttataatatttattgtaaaaaggATTTGTTAAAAGACCATCATTTCTCTAAATGTATTTATCAGTTTTCTAATGATCAAAATGACAATATTATTCAATCTCCAAACAATGTACATACAGCACAAGAAGAACCAACAGTATCGAT GTTAGGATCGAAAGTAAAAACGGTAGATAACGTAAATGAAACCTATCATAAATGCGAACAAAATCAATTGAaagatttttacaaaaatatggaaaaattttataagagaaTGTATGAACAAGCAAGAATGCATGCTGAAGAAATTGATCCATAA
- the LOC122631324 gene encoding uncharacterized protein LOC122631324 codes for MDPIKLRFYIERYEKESRTLKLQEKYVLTTQIKSLTGKFYARHDAISLLDIPEEYINFIEKRTVLKPKDIYKFRPPSVNMEYGWFTKPLIPRSVDPRLYFAKKECDFIKKELYQRHLQKGLPVERFTGVPFKT; via the exons ATGGATCCTATTAAATTACGTTTCTATATCGaacgatatgaaaaagaaagtcgtACATTGAAGCTACAAGAAAAATACGTTCTTACAACtcaaataaaatctttgaCTGGAAAATTCTATGCACGTCATGACGCTATTTCTTTACTTGACATTCcagaagaatatattaattttattgagaAACGTACAGTTTTGAAaccaaaagatatttataaatttagacCTCCTTCAGTTAATATGGA ATATGGATGGTTTACAAAACCATTGATACCAAGATCAGTTGATCCAAGATTATATTTTGCTAAAAAAGAGTGTgattttattaagaaagagTTATATCAACGACATCTTCAAAAAGGTCTACCAGTAGAGAGATTTACTGGTGTCCCATTTAAAACATGA